The following proteins are co-located in the Triticum aestivum cultivar Chinese Spring chromosome 1A, IWGSC CS RefSeq v2.1, whole genome shotgun sequence genome:
- the LOC123068991 gene encoding protein timeless homolog isoform X3, with protein sequence MDSAMLSLTCAGLGAAEEDDDGGAVGYVKGEHCLDNLKDLQRLLRRDDPERREVFKQVCKWRIASRDLVPIIENYQSDRNLVITAVKVLVFLTMPVDPSSEDVAQQIEYLWDLKAALTRNVAIAVIVSLLEDPLDHLERTSFTEDDWKLVQLVLTLLRNVLAIQEITLPQKASGEATQLLYLADSFLELMFKENMMDLILVLAQHIDEPSGYLKHENLLLLEIFHYLFLGRDPELIAKVRPEGSKEQVNGDIDTSVDSLRLMMEKEEREKRMFRQRNAENHALNGIFTCLAVDGSKSLCKGNPSSAMSSANSLRKMRNVQRGPQKRIAWDNELLYIPKEGVMEMLRSFMDQFLSGGYNVLMQSVCDDIVKQHHSIEKSDNITFFKVVCFVLAFQHEKTSNAQKSSAGPQLSETSPGNECDDLPFRGDICGPVAATLNEDMFNIVLSRWREAYEDLKHTKDYKTLSAAGSLMKNMIGMIYLVVKVHPEDSRESQTARVLLYKLFYDQTEQGLTQFLLNLFRSFDTHKQPKSALADLLETVHIMLQLMEKLQARGALRVAKRTRKGRKRKTSDDKHQSIEPETENVEQSCIDPTDGTKATSDSLPDLRSEDPLAEPTLLEQGKVDSDGTDLPDTIVDTAVNLESTTQLGGDPSSAGSGEKERNPINEEEDTCTTQLGGDPSSAGSGEKKRNPINEEEDTCTTQPGGDPSSAGSAEKKRNTINEEEDASDSSSDDCPPATSEVDFNVSRLISSLANNSVVQNICWLLKYYKTNSFRTNHYIICMLRRFCEDLDVSPMLYQLSLLTTFYDILVEQKSSSSKEYANIVNFLSKIVRKLVRAMKKQPLLFVDALFWKTRKECHCIDADYLLNEFKGDVNNKGGEVGSSKGWGGPVNIADSLGDDEADYDIPHEPYDGDKNGDSSSGEREGDTQKSMGARDKRSILLSLSDSEGEAEDNDRTTISRGSQNKEVPKRRGRSIFNEEQEKLIRDLHEKYKDDRKYSHLIAEALDPSGKISSAQISRKLTQLGLRSVTRRTKIPEASLSAEGLVTQPQNDVLDDPKPESTRRRRKRLHRLSSKDDNNDNHPVSSDEETLQSLKGRTKNKELPSVDLSSSKSQHQEASQGDSDDETIGSLLSRGKKKRLSTSDVSENKQEHLDSSKNIAPGVETIGSNIITKNKELPSVDLAPSISQHQEASQGTDSDDATIGSLLGGKKKRLSTSDITENKQEDLDSSKNIGLGIETIGSNAITKNKELPSVDLVPSISQHQETSQGTDSDDETIGFLLSRGKKKRLSTSDIAENKQDLDSSKNTGRGVETIGSNIIPKNKELASVDLPPGISQHQEASQGTDSDDETIGSLLRGKKRRLSTSDVTENRQEHQDSSKNIVLDNETVGSNVMDAPLHPELNSSNDKGGDAELLDDFSEPELDGGEDTEQRTIDDRDMPESGDMAGSNVSQKTGLKRRHRMVIDDDDDE encoded by the exons ATGGACTCGGCGATGCTCTCGCTCACCTGCGCCGGCCTCGGGGCcgccgaggaggacgacgacggggGCGCCGTCGGCTACGTCAAGGGCGAACACTGCCTCG ACAACCTGAAGGATCTGCAGAGGCTGCTGCGGCGGGACGACCCGGAGCGGCGGGAGGTCTTCAAGCAGGTCTGCAAGTGGAGGATCGCGTCCAGGGATCTGGTGCCCATCATCGAGAACTACCAGTCCGACCGCAACCTCGTCATCACGGCAG TGAAAGTTTTGGTATTCCTCACCATGCCTGTCGATCCTTCATCAGAGGATGTTGCTCAGCAGATAGAGTATCTGTGGGATTTGAAGGCTGCACTCACACGGAATGTTGCAATCGCAGTGATTGTGTCTCTTCTTGAGGACCCATTGGATCATTTGGAAAG AACTTCATTCACGGAAGATGACTGGAAGCTAGTACAGTTGGTGCTTACTTTATTGCGCAACGTCTTGGCTATTCAAGAAATCACATTGCCTCAGAAGGCATCTGGGGAAGCTACCCAGTTATTGTACCTGGCTGACAGCTTTTTAGAACTCATGTTTAAAGAAAATATGATGGATCTAATCTTAGTGCTAGCTCAACATATTGATGAGCCCTCTGGTTATCTCAAGCATGAAAACCTTCTTTTGTTGGAAATCTTTCATTATCTTTTCTTGGGCCGGGACCCAGAATTGATCGCCAAAGTTCGTCCTGAAGGCTCAAAG GAGCAGGTCAATGGAGATATCGATACATCAGTTGATTCATTGagattgatgatggagaaggaagAGAGGGAAAAAAGGATGTTCAGGCAGAGAAACGCGGAGAATCACGCACTCAACGGAATTTTTACATGCCTTGCAGTG GATGGATCTAAGTCATTGTGCAAAGGGAACCCCAGCTCAGCAATGTCATCAGCAAATAGCCTCCGGAAAATGCGTAATGTCCAAAGAGGCCCTCAGAAAAGGATAGCATGGGATAATGAACTTCTTTACATACCAAAGGAGGGTGTTATGGAAATGCTAAGAAGTTTCATGGATCAATTTTTATCTGGAGGATATAATG TCCTGATGCAGTCTGTTTGTGATGATATCGTGAAGCAGCATCATTCTATTGAGAAATCTGATAACATTACATTCTTCAAAGTCGTTTGCTTTGTCTTAGCTTTTCAACACGAGAAAACATCAAATGCTCAG AAATCAAGTGCTGGGCCCCAGCTGTCTGAGACTTCACCAGGCAATGAATGTGATGATCTGCCATTTCGTGGTGACATATGTGGACCTGTTGCAGCCACATTAAACGAAGATATGTTCAATATAGTCTTGTCCAGGTGGCGTGAGGCCTATGAAGACCTGAAGCATACTAAGGATTACAAAACTCTTTCAGCTGCTGGCTCCTTAATGAAGAACATG ATTGGCATGATATATTTGGTGGTGAAAGTTCATCCTGAAGATTCAAGGGAATCTCAAACAGCCCGTGTTTTACTGTATAAGCTGTTCTATGATCAGACAGAACAAGGCCTGACTCAGTTTCTCCTGAACTTGTTCAGATCTTTTGATACTCATAAGCAACCAAAAAG TGCTCTTGCGGATTTACTAGAAACAGTTCATATCATGCTACAGCTGATGGAGAAGCTTCAAGCACGTGGTGCTTTAAGG GTTGCGAAAAGGACAAGAAAGGGCAGAAAAAGGAAGACGTCAGATGACAAACATCAGAGTATCGAACCTGAAACAGAGAATGTGGAGCAAAGCTGTATAGACCCAACAGATGGGACTAAAGCTACATCTGATTCACTTCCAGATTTGAGAAGTGAGGATCCTCTAGCAGAACCTACTCTCTTAGAGCAAGGAAAAGTTGATTCCGATGGCACAGATCTGCCAGATACAATTGTGGATACGGCTGTTAATCTGGAGAGCACCACACAGCTTGGAGGTGATCCATCTTCTGCAGGCAGTGGTGAAAAGGAAAGAAATCCCATTAATGAAGAGGAAGATACTTGTACCACACAGCTTGGTGGTGATCCATCTTCTGCAGGCAGTggtgaaaagaaaagaaatcccaTTAACGAAGAGGAAGATACTTGTACCACACAGCCTGGAGGTGATCCATCTTCTGCAGGCAGtgctgaaaagaaaagaaataccattaatgaagaggaAGATGCTTCAGATTCTTCAAGTGATGATTGCCCCCCAGCTACAAGTGAAGTTGATTTTAACGTATCGCGGTTAATATCCAGCCTAGCCAACAATTCTGTTGTCCAAAATATATGCTGGTTGTTGAAGTACTATAAGACTAACTCCTTTCGAACAAACCACTACATCATATGCATGCTGCGGAGATTCTGTGAAGATCTAGATGTGTCACCAATGCTATATCAG CTATCGCTTCTGACTACTTTCTATGATATATTAGTTGAACAGAAGTCTTCGAGTTCAAAGGAGTATGCAAATATTGTAAATTTTCTTTCTAAAATTGTAAGGAAGTTGGTGAGAGCAATGAAAAAACAGCCACTGTTATTTGTTGATGCCCTCTTTTGGAAGACAAGAAAGGAATGCCATTGCATTGACGCTGATTATCTACTGAATGAGTTCAAGGGAGATGTTAACAATAAGGGTGGTGAAGTTGGTTCAAGTAAAGGATGGGGAGGTCCAGTAAATATAGCAGATTCTCTTGGTGACGATGAAGCTGACTATGATATACCACATGAACCATATGATGGTGATAA GAATGGAGATTCATCTTCTGGTGAACGTGAAGGTGATACTCAGAAGAGCATGGGTGCCAGAGACAAAAGGAGCATATTACTGTCACTTTCAGACAGTGAAGGTGAAGCTGAGGATAATGATAG GACTACTATATCTAGAGGCTCTCAGAATAAAGAGGTCCCAAAGAGACGAGGGCGTTCCATTTTTAATGAAGAGCAAGAGAAGCTTATCAGAGATCTTCACGAGAA ATATAAGGATGATCGTAAATACAGTCATCTAATTGCTGAAGCTCTAGATCCCAGTGGAAAGATATCGTCGGCTCAAATTTCTCGAAAGCTTACACAGCTAGGTCTCAGGAGTGTCACTAGGAGGACAAAAATTCCAGAGGCATCTCTTTCAGCTGAAGGTCTGGTTACACAACCACAAAACGATGTGCTGGACGATCCGAAGCCAGAAAGCACCCG GCGCAGGAGGAAAAGGCTTCATCGATTAAGCAGTAAGGATGACAACAACGATAATCATCCAGTATCATCTGATGAAGAAACATTGCAATCACTTAAGGGCAG AACCAAAAATAAGGAGCTGCCCTCGGTGGACCTTTCATCGAGTAAATCACAGCATCAAGAGGCTTCGCAGGGTGATTCTGATGATGAGACCATAGGATCTCTGCTTAG TAGAGGAAAGAAGAAAAGGTTATCAACATCAGATGTTTCAGAGAATAAACAAGAACACCTAGATTCTTCGAAGAACATTGCTCCGGGGGTTGAGACTATCGGTTCAAATATCAT AACCAAAAATAAGGAGCTGCCATCTGTGGATCTTGCACCAAGTATATCACAGCATCAAGAGGCTTCTCAGGGCACAGATTCTGATGATGCAACCATAGGATCTCTGCTTGG AGGAAAGAAGAAAAGGTTATCAACGTCAGATATTACAGAGAATAAACAAGAAGACCTAGATTCTTCAAAGAACATTGGTCTGGGCATTGAGACTATCGGTTCAAATGCCAT AACCAAAAATAAGGAGCTGCCGTCCGTGGATCTTGTACCGAGTATATCACAGCATCAAGAGACTTCACAGGGCACAGATTCTGATGATGAGACCATAGGATTTCTGCTTAG TAGAGGAAAGAAGAAAAGGTTATCAACATCAGATATTGCAGAGAATAAACAAGACCTAGATTCTTCGAAGAACACTGGTCGGGGCGTTGAGACTATCGGTTCAAATATCAT ACCCAAAAATAAGGAGCTGGCCTCGGTGGATCTTCCACCAGGTATATCACAGCATCAAGAGGCTTCGCAGGGCACAGATTCTGATGATGAAACCATAGGATCTCTGCTTAG AGGAAAGAAAAGAAGGTTATCTACATCAGATGTTACAGAGAACAGACAAGAACACCAAGATTCTTCGAAGAACATTGTTCTGGACAATGAGACTGTCGGTTCAAATGTCAT GGACGCCCCTCTTCATCCGGAGTTGAACTCATCTAACGATAAAGGTGGTGATGCTGAACTTCTTGATGACTTCAGTGAGCCTGAGCTGGATGGTGGTGAAGATACCGAGCAACGGACCATCGATGACAGAGACATGCCTGAATCTGGGGACATGGCAGGCTCTAATGTCAGTCAGAAGACTGGTTTGAAAAGAAGACACAGAATGGTAattgacgacgatgatgatgagtag
- the LOC123068991 gene encoding protein timeless homolog isoform X8 has protein sequence MDSAMLSLTCAGLGAAEEDDDGGAVGYVKGEHCLDNLKDLQRLLRRDDPERREVFKQVCKWRIASRDLVPIIENYQSDRNLVITAVKVLVFLTMPVDPSSEDVAQQIEYLWDLKAALTRNVAIAVIVSLLEDPLDHLERTSFTEDDWKLVQLVLTLLRNVLAIQEITLPQKASGEATQLLYLADSFLELMFKENMMDLILVLAQHIDEPSGYLKHENLLLLEIFHYLFLGRDPELIAKVRPEGSKEQVNGDIDTSVDSLRLMMEKEEREKRMFRQRNAENHALNGIFTCLAVDGSKSLCKGNPSSAMSSANSLRKMRNVQRGPQKRIAWDNELLYIPKEGVMEMLRSFMDQFLSGGYNVLMQSVCDDIVKQHHSIEKSDNITFFKVVCFVLAFQHEKTSNAQKSSAGPQLSETSPGNECDDLPFRGDICGPVAATLNEDMFNIVLSRWREAYEDLKHTKDYKTLSAAGSLMKNMIGMIYLVVKVHPEDSRESQTARVLLYKLFYDQTEQGLTQFLLNLFRSFDTHKQPKSALADLLETVHIMLQLMEKLQARGALRVAKRTRKGRKRKTSDDKHQSIEPETENVEQSCIDPTDGTKATSDSLPDLRSEDPLAEPTLLEQGKVDSDGTDLPDTIVDTAVNLESTTQLGGDPSSAGSGEKERNPINEEEDTCTTQLGGDPSSAGSGEKKRNPINEEEDTCTTQPGGDPSSAGSAEKKRNTINEEEDASDSSSDDCPPATSEVDFNVSRLISSLANNSVVQNICWLLKYYKTNSFRTNHYIICMLRRFCEDLDVSPMLYQLSLLTTFYDILVEQKSSSSKEYANIVNFLSKIVRKLVRAMKKQPLLFVDALFWKTRKECHCIDADYLLNEFKGDVNNKGGEVGSSKGWGGPVNIADSLGDDEADYDIPHEPYDGDKNGDSSSGEREGDTQKSMGARDKRSILLSLSDSEGEAEDNDRTTISRGSQNKEVPKRRGRSIFNEEQEKLIRDLHEKYKDDRKYSHLIAEALDPSGKISSAQISRKLTQLGLRSVTRRTKIPEASLSAEGLVTQPQNDVLDDPKPESTRRRRKRLHRLSSKDDNNDNHPVSSDEETLQSLKGRTKNKELPSVDLSSSKSQHQEASQGDSDDETIGSLLSRGKKKRLSTSDVSENKQEHLDSSKNIAPGVETIGSNIIPKNKELASVDLPPGISQHQEASQGTDSDDETIGSLLRGKKRRLSTSDVTENRQEHQDSSKNIVLDNETVGSNVMDAPLHPELNSSNDKGGDAELLDDFSEPELDGGEDTEQRTIDDRDMPESGDMAGSNVSQKTGLKRRHRMVIDDDDDE, from the exons ATGGACTCGGCGATGCTCTCGCTCACCTGCGCCGGCCTCGGGGCcgccgaggaggacgacgacggggGCGCCGTCGGCTACGTCAAGGGCGAACACTGCCTCG ACAACCTGAAGGATCTGCAGAGGCTGCTGCGGCGGGACGACCCGGAGCGGCGGGAGGTCTTCAAGCAGGTCTGCAAGTGGAGGATCGCGTCCAGGGATCTGGTGCCCATCATCGAGAACTACCAGTCCGACCGCAACCTCGTCATCACGGCAG TGAAAGTTTTGGTATTCCTCACCATGCCTGTCGATCCTTCATCAGAGGATGTTGCTCAGCAGATAGAGTATCTGTGGGATTTGAAGGCTGCACTCACACGGAATGTTGCAATCGCAGTGATTGTGTCTCTTCTTGAGGACCCATTGGATCATTTGGAAAG AACTTCATTCACGGAAGATGACTGGAAGCTAGTACAGTTGGTGCTTACTTTATTGCGCAACGTCTTGGCTATTCAAGAAATCACATTGCCTCAGAAGGCATCTGGGGAAGCTACCCAGTTATTGTACCTGGCTGACAGCTTTTTAGAACTCATGTTTAAAGAAAATATGATGGATCTAATCTTAGTGCTAGCTCAACATATTGATGAGCCCTCTGGTTATCTCAAGCATGAAAACCTTCTTTTGTTGGAAATCTTTCATTATCTTTTCTTGGGCCGGGACCCAGAATTGATCGCCAAAGTTCGTCCTGAAGGCTCAAAG GAGCAGGTCAATGGAGATATCGATACATCAGTTGATTCATTGagattgatgatggagaaggaagAGAGGGAAAAAAGGATGTTCAGGCAGAGAAACGCGGAGAATCACGCACTCAACGGAATTTTTACATGCCTTGCAGTG GATGGATCTAAGTCATTGTGCAAAGGGAACCCCAGCTCAGCAATGTCATCAGCAAATAGCCTCCGGAAAATGCGTAATGTCCAAAGAGGCCCTCAGAAAAGGATAGCATGGGATAATGAACTTCTTTACATACCAAAGGAGGGTGTTATGGAAATGCTAAGAAGTTTCATGGATCAATTTTTATCTGGAGGATATAATG TCCTGATGCAGTCTGTTTGTGATGATATCGTGAAGCAGCATCATTCTATTGAGAAATCTGATAACATTACATTCTTCAAAGTCGTTTGCTTTGTCTTAGCTTTTCAACACGAGAAAACATCAAATGCTCAG AAATCAAGTGCTGGGCCCCAGCTGTCTGAGACTTCACCAGGCAATGAATGTGATGATCTGCCATTTCGTGGTGACATATGTGGACCTGTTGCAGCCACATTAAACGAAGATATGTTCAATATAGTCTTGTCCAGGTGGCGTGAGGCCTATGAAGACCTGAAGCATACTAAGGATTACAAAACTCTTTCAGCTGCTGGCTCCTTAATGAAGAACATG ATTGGCATGATATATTTGGTGGTGAAAGTTCATCCTGAAGATTCAAGGGAATCTCAAACAGCCCGTGTTTTACTGTATAAGCTGTTCTATGATCAGACAGAACAAGGCCTGACTCAGTTTCTCCTGAACTTGTTCAGATCTTTTGATACTCATAAGCAACCAAAAAG TGCTCTTGCGGATTTACTAGAAACAGTTCATATCATGCTACAGCTGATGGAGAAGCTTCAAGCACGTGGTGCTTTAAGG GTTGCGAAAAGGACAAGAAAGGGCAGAAAAAGGAAGACGTCAGATGACAAACATCAGAGTATCGAACCTGAAACAGAGAATGTGGAGCAAAGCTGTATAGACCCAACAGATGGGACTAAAGCTACATCTGATTCACTTCCAGATTTGAGAAGTGAGGATCCTCTAGCAGAACCTACTCTCTTAGAGCAAGGAAAAGTTGATTCCGATGGCACAGATCTGCCAGATACAATTGTGGATACGGCTGTTAATCTGGAGAGCACCACACAGCTTGGAGGTGATCCATCTTCTGCAGGCAGTGGTGAAAAGGAAAGAAATCCCATTAATGAAGAGGAAGATACTTGTACCACACAGCTTGGTGGTGATCCATCTTCTGCAGGCAGTggtgaaaagaaaagaaatcccaTTAACGAAGAGGAAGATACTTGTACCACACAGCCTGGAGGTGATCCATCTTCTGCAGGCAGtgctgaaaagaaaagaaataccattaatgaagaggaAGATGCTTCAGATTCTTCAAGTGATGATTGCCCCCCAGCTACAAGTGAAGTTGATTTTAACGTATCGCGGTTAATATCCAGCCTAGCCAACAATTCTGTTGTCCAAAATATATGCTGGTTGTTGAAGTACTATAAGACTAACTCCTTTCGAACAAACCACTACATCATATGCATGCTGCGGAGATTCTGTGAAGATCTAGATGTGTCACCAATGCTATATCAG CTATCGCTTCTGACTACTTTCTATGATATATTAGTTGAACAGAAGTCTTCGAGTTCAAAGGAGTATGCAAATATTGTAAATTTTCTTTCTAAAATTGTAAGGAAGTTGGTGAGAGCAATGAAAAAACAGCCACTGTTATTTGTTGATGCCCTCTTTTGGAAGACAAGAAAGGAATGCCATTGCATTGACGCTGATTATCTACTGAATGAGTTCAAGGGAGATGTTAACAATAAGGGTGGTGAAGTTGGTTCAAGTAAAGGATGGGGAGGTCCAGTAAATATAGCAGATTCTCTTGGTGACGATGAAGCTGACTATGATATACCACATGAACCATATGATGGTGATAA GAATGGAGATTCATCTTCTGGTGAACGTGAAGGTGATACTCAGAAGAGCATGGGTGCCAGAGACAAAAGGAGCATATTACTGTCACTTTCAGACAGTGAAGGTGAAGCTGAGGATAATGATAG GACTACTATATCTAGAGGCTCTCAGAATAAAGAGGTCCCAAAGAGACGAGGGCGTTCCATTTTTAATGAAGAGCAAGAGAAGCTTATCAGAGATCTTCACGAGAA ATATAAGGATGATCGTAAATACAGTCATCTAATTGCTGAAGCTCTAGATCCCAGTGGAAAGATATCGTCGGCTCAAATTTCTCGAAAGCTTACACAGCTAGGTCTCAGGAGTGTCACTAGGAGGACAAAAATTCCAGAGGCATCTCTTTCAGCTGAAGGTCTGGTTACACAACCACAAAACGATGTGCTGGACGATCCGAAGCCAGAAAGCACCCG GCGCAGGAGGAAAAGGCTTCATCGATTAAGCAGTAAGGATGACAACAACGATAATCATCCAGTATCATCTGATGAAGAAACATTGCAATCACTTAAGGGCAG AACCAAAAATAAGGAGCTGCCCTCGGTGGACCTTTCATCGAGTAAATCACAGCATCAAGAGGCTTCGCAGGGTGATTCTGATGATGAGACCATAGGATCTCTGCTTAG TAGAGGAAAGAAGAAAAGGTTATCAACATCAGATGTTTCAGAGAATAAACAAGAACACCTAGATTCTTCGAAGAACATTGCTCCGGGGGTTGAGACTATCGGTTCAAATATCAT ACCCAAAAATAAGGAGCTGGCCTCGGTGGATCTTCCACCAGGTATATCACAGCATCAAGAGGCTTCGCAGGGCACAGATTCTGATGATGAAACCATAGGATCTCTGCTTAG AGGAAAGAAAAGAAGGTTATCTACATCAGATGTTACAGAGAACAGACAAGAACACCAAGATTCTTCGAAGAACATTGTTCTGGACAATGAGACTGTCGGTTCAAATGTCAT GGACGCCCCTCTTCATCCGGAGTTGAACTCATCTAACGATAAAGGTGGTGATGCTGAACTTCTTGATGACTTCAGTGAGCCTGAGCTGGATGGTGGTGAAGATACCGAGCAACGGACCATCGATGACAGAGACATGCCTGAATCTGGGGACATGGCAGGCTCTAATGTCAGTCAGAAGACTGGTTTGAAAAGAAGACACAGAATGGTAattgacgacgatgatgatgagtag